The Gopherus evgoodei ecotype Sinaloan lineage chromosome 4, rGopEvg1_v1.p, whole genome shotgun sequence nucleotide sequence GGAGACTCTTATGCCCATGCCCTCCCCATCAGGGGGAGAACCCCACACTCAGGCTCCATCTCCCTGCTGTATAGCGGAGAGCACAGTGCCTGGGGAGGGCATCGGTCACTGCATGTGGGAGACCccactcccacttcctgccccataGGTGCCCAGGGCTCCCCAGTCTCTAGGCAGCTCTGTACATTGCCGGAGATAGCAATGTtggaagggcagggggcagggctggcctcgGCTACCCCCAGCCGCTCCTACCTGTGTCCTCAGCCTGCTCCATCAGCTCCTCCGGCACTGGGGTCAACAGgggggagagacacacagacaagGGATAAAGGGCCTGGAGAGAaggtccctgcccccattcaagcCAATGTCCCTCCAACACCTTCTccctttcacactcacctccagctccccctgctggccttTGCTTCCCCGCTCCTATgccagcccccccatccccaccccagcccacctcGGTCTCTCCCTCCTaccccaactcccccccccccacacacacacagcttccccTCATGCCCTATGCCCTCCTGTGATGAAGTGATGATTTTCTGAGATATTTCTATGCAttgctcagtttccctctgtactCTGCATTGCTACTTGTGGGCACAAAAGGATTAAAAGCAGTTCTGGGAGCAGAAGGTGTTGGGTCCCATAACAGTCTGGGGCCTGGCTCCACATCGACGGAGGGTCCGTAAAGCCAGTGGGAGCCCCAGGCGCTCCCTGGGACCCTCCCGCAGGTGGACAGGCAAACTCGGCCCTTGGACGACAGACTGAGAACTGGCCGGGCTGAGTTAGGGCAGCTTTGTGCTGAAAATCACATTGGCACGAAGAGCGGGCGAATCTGTGGCCAGGAGCCTGCCTCGCTGGACAGAGCTCGCAGTGGAGCCCAGAGGCGGGGAGGCCGCCTGACTGGCCCTTCAGGAAGAGCGGGGCCCTCGGTGGGGCTCctccaaggggcaggggaaacAGCAGGGCACAGTACACACCCTGTGGGTCCATGACAGCAGGCCCCtacccaaagccccctcctggCCTATGTCCCCTTGTGACCAAGTGGGAATTTTGGTGCCATGTTTATGAGGCATAtgcgtgcctcggtttccctctGCGCTTTGCATTGCTCTGCACACGAGTGCAGAGGGTTAACCAGCTTTTCTTGGGGCAGAGCAAGAGCCATGAGGTGTGTGCATCCCGTGGCTGGCTGGGGTGGTACGAAGGGTCGGCAAAGGACTGGCGAAAACCAACCCACATCAATGGAGAATCCAGCAAGAGAGCGGGAACCCCAATGGCCGGGCTGTTCACCCCTAGCAGCCACCAGCCAGGAGGAAGGAGAcgttcccccagccctcagccgaGAAGCAGCACAAAGGCCCCAGCGGGAGAACAAAGGGGAAAGGAGGCCGGTGGCCAGGCCTTGGGGCTGAAAAGGAGCCACATGGAGATAGAGGCCATAACAGCTTGGCTGGCTAATTGCACCGGCGCTGGCCAGGCTGGACTATGGCTCTAGCTTTGCCTCTCTGTGCGAACACAAGGCCTTTCCGATCCTGTGGGCCAGGCGGCTATGTTCCCCCGTGTCCGGGAAGGCTGCTGCTCTCGCTGCAGATACCACTGACAGCACGGTGCCCTGAATGGGCACAAACCTGTCGGAAGCCGAGGAGACAGATGGCCATCGCTGGGGCCCTAGAGGCCATGGGCCTGCCCCTGTGGAactgggtggggccttgggggccAGGGACTGGTAAGAGGCTGGGCCAGTGGATCCATGACACGGTCCCCACTGGGCCCTCACCGTCTTGGCTGCCGCCCGTCACCTGGAACTCCAGCATCTTGTTCATTGCTGCCATGTAGAAGATGATGCGCAGCTGGGTCATGCCCATGGTGATCAGGCTCCACAGGAACATGGGGGAGCAGACGCTGCGGCGGAAGGGGATCGAGTCTGCAGGCAGGGGCGAGGGAGGGAGAAGGCAAGGAGACGAGTGCAGAGGGTTAATCAGCTTTTCTTGGGGCAGAGCAGAcaacccccacacctcctccacCAGACACGACAGTGCCCCCCATCAGAGACCCCATCCCCCCGACGGCCTCAGCCAGAGTCATCCCCAGGCTGCCCCCCATCagagaccccatccccccaacagcctcAGCCAGAGTCATCCCCAGGCTGCCCCCCATCAGAGATCCCATCCCCCCGACAGCCTCAGCCAGAGCCATCCCCAGGCTTCCACTCGCATCAGAGACCCCATCCCCCCGACGGCCTCAGCCAGAGTCATCCCCAGGCTTCCCGCCATCACCACAGCCCCCATCCCCTGACGGCCTCAGCCAGAGTCATCCCCAGGCTGCCCCCCATCAGAAACCCCATCCCCCCGACGGCCTCAGCCAGGGTCATCCCCAGGCTGCCCCCCATCAGAGACCCCATCCCCCGACAGCCTCAGCCAGAGCCATCCCCAGGCTTCCACTCGCATCAGAGACCCCATCCCCCCGACGGCCTCAGCCAGAGTCATCCCCAGGCTTCCCCCCATCACCACAGCCCCCATCCCCTGACGGCCTCAGCCAGAGTCATCCCCAGACTGCCCCCCATCAGAGACCCCATCCCCCCGACAGCCTCAGCCAGAGTCATCCCCACTCTCACCAGCTAAGGCAGCTCCCATCACCTCCCTACAAACAGACAGGGGCATCTGTcactgcccacctctgctctgacATGTGGGAAAGGTGAATCTCAGCACTGTTGGATTCCTGGCTTCTACCCCAGCTCGGGGAGAGgcgggggagtggggtctagttgCAGggtggaagtcaggactcctggttgcagcccagctctgggagggcagtgggatctagtggttagaacggGCAGGGGTTctcggagccaggactcctgggttctctccaaaCTCGAGCTCAGTCTAGCAGCTGCGCAGAAGGCCCGCCGCGTGGGTACGTGGGTGCTCCGCCCCCCCGTGGGTTAGGGCCGCCCCAGATCCCGCAGGTAGAACACAGCGGGACTTACCGGTGTCGGGCGCTACGGGCGGGGAAAGTGCAGCTCCCCGATCCCGCCAGCAGGTGGAGCTAGACAcccaggcagagccactgcctgATGCACAAGGTACCCGGCCTTGCACCGAGCAGCCGCCGGGCCATAAATCGGCCGGTCGGTTGGGGGCATGGCTAGCCCCGGCCACACACCGCCCGCTGCCCCAGGCTGCACCCCCGAGCCTGGGAGAGCCCTGCACTGCaccccctgcaaccccagcctaggagagccctgcacccccctaccAGCCTGGGAGAGCCCTGCACCTCCCTACAGTCCCCTGTACCCCCGAGCCTGGGAGAGCCCTGCACTGCaccccctgcaaccccagcctaggagagccctgcacccccctaccAGCCTGGGAGAGCCCTGCACCTCCGTACACTCCTCTGTACCCCCGAGCCTGGGAGAGCCCTGCACTGTACCCTGTGCAACCCCAGCCTAGGAGAGCCCTGCACCTCCCTACAGTCCCCTGTACCCCCGAGCCTGGGAGAGCCCTGCACTGCaccccctgcaaccccagcctaggagagccctgcacccccctaccAGCCTGGGAGAGCCCTGCATCTCCGTACACTCCTCTGTACCCCCGAGCCTGGGAGAGCCCTGCACTGCaccccctgcaaccccagcctaggagagccctgcacccccctaccAGCCTGGGAGAGCCCTGCACCTCCCTACGGTTCCCTGTACCCCCAGCCTGGGATAGCCCTGCACTGTACCCTGTGCAACCCCAGCCTAGGAGAGCCCTGCACCTCCCTACATTCCCCTGTACCCCCCAGCCTGGGAGAGCCCTGCAACTCCCTACAGTCCCCTGTACCCCCAGCTTGGGagagccccacacccccctgtacCTCACAACCTGACagaaccccctcacacacactgctcCCCTGGAGGGTATCAGACACACACTGCCCTCCTCAGgaagctctgccccccaccttgGCAAAGTCCTTCCCCCTATAAACCTtgaacctccctccccccccacacacacactctgggaaGCCCAGcagcccccaaaccctgcccaCCCAGAGACCCTGCCCCCTGCAAGGTACCCTGATCTCTGCCCCCATGGGTGCTGGGTCCAGCTGGCACCAGGAGCCCAGGGGGCATGTGGCACTCACACTCGGTAGGGATTGTGGCCCCGTGGCACAGGTCCTGCGTGGATGTGCAAAGCTCCTTGCCCTCCTGCGAGCATGGCCCCTTCTGGCTCAGGCGCTGCCCCACGGTGGTGACATGGGTGTAGAACCGATCGCCCGTCACCCTGTGATCCAGTGCCAGCTCACTCAGCTTGATCTTCTTCCTGACCCGAGGAAAGGGGGGTGAGACGAGaaccagcgccccctgctgggggagacCTGCCACTGCCCCCATAGCGCCGCCTGCTGGGGGAGACCTGCCACTGCCCCCATAGCGCCGCCTGCTGGGGGAGACCTGCCACTGCCCCCATAGTGCCGCCTGCTGGGGGAGAACTGCCACTGTCTGCTGGGAGCTCCCTCCAcagccagcgccccctgctgggggagacCTGCCACTGCCCCCATAGCGCTGCCTGCTGGGGGAGGCCTGCCACTGTCTGCTGGGAGCTCCCTCCAcagccagcgccccctgctgggggagacCTGCCACTCCCCCCATAGCGCTGCCTGCTGGGGGAGACCTGCCACTGTCTGCTGGGAGCTCCCTCCAcagccagcgccccctgctgggaaaggctggCGCTCCCACACCCTTGCTCACGTGTAGTTAGCCTCCTCGGGCGCCGGGAAGGACTCCTTGGGCCAGTTGACCAGGCAATTGAGGAAGATGAGGCAGGCCAGGCCTGACCAGGTCAGCATTATGGTGATGAAGGAAACGCCGGCATCATAGATCAGCTGGGAGCAAGGGACCAGGAGGTTAGTGGGGCGGATGAGGACAGGGAGGGGGccagatgggacagggagggtcTGGCTGGCATCTTGGGCAGGGGTCACCCTGATACCCGATTTCTCCCCATGTAACCCACAGGTGCTGATAGTGCTCTGTGAGCCACCCCAATCCAGCAGCCCAGGCCACCCACAGATCTgaagcaggaagtggggggttgaACCTGCCCCATCGAGAGGCCCCGTACCTTGACTGCAGGGAAGGTGACGGCCGAGGAGGCGTAGGAGCCAATCATCAGCGCCATGAAGGTGGAGCGCAGGTTCCCAAACATGTTGGGCAGCTGGGGAGGACACAGAGCAGAGATGTTAGTGGGGggagaggcggtggggtgggggggggacaaCCCCAGTGCCAGGATAGCCCCTAGCCCTCCCcaatctctttccccctccccccatcccatcccatccacaccacctctccctgctgcaggccCCTCCCCGCTGCCCAGCTCAGGCCAACTTGCCCTGAGGGGGCCAGATCCACTCCAGCCTGGGGGCAGCCATTTCCCTTTGACTCCCACTGGGGGGGTGTCTCAGTagaggagcagtgggtgggggaaggggagaggaggcctGGATTCCCCCTAGGGAGGGAGCCTAGATAGAGGGTTAGGGTgccacagggcagggctggatcCCAGCTCTGGACAGTGTTGGGGCCCCATGGGGAAGGGGATCAGGCctgatcctcccctcccccaagtgcagCCGCAACCAGCAGGGCACCTTGGTTTAGTAAACAGGCCAGCACGTGGTTGGggccctaacccagctccaacatgtgccctgccctctccctcccctccagcgctggggcagggggtgtgctcCACAATCCTGCCTCCCTATTGGCTGCATGGCTACCTGCCCAGGTCACGTGACTGCTGGCAAGTTGAGGAGGGCTGTGCCTGTGCCAGACCCCaccggggtggggagggtgtaATCCTAACCCCTCATGTGCTGGATGCAGagattccccctcccctgacccatGCAGTGCCCCATGCCAGAGGCTGCCCACTGTGCTCCGCCCAGCCCTTTGCCATGGTCCCCTGGCAGCCCGGCCCCGGGGGCTCGCTGGCACCTAGCGCCGGCACACTTCCTGGCTCAGAGCGCTGCATGCAGCATGTGCATGACGCTTGGGTCAGACCCCAACACGGAGCAGGCAAGTGGCGGGATCACGCCCAGCCTTGCAGCTGGCATGGGGACATGGCCCCCAAGAACACCCCGGCCTGTCCTCCGGGGTCCAGCTGCAGCAGGGGACCCAGCCCCAACAAAAACCCTGCACTGACAATCCCGCCAACCGGCCTCCCCTGTGTGCCCAGGACTGCAGTGTCCAGCTGCCCATCCCTCAGCAACCAACGCAGACAGGAGCATTCAGCATGGGGCGAACacagccccgccccagcccccacctgacCCAAGCAGGTGCACAAGGCCCTCCTGTGCCAGGCTCAGAGCTTGGCCTAGTCTCCACCCCACAGGGCAAGCAGCCCCACACTGGGCACCAGAGCAGTGCTCCCCAGCACCGTGTAAGCCACCGGTCAGCCCCATGCAGAGGCAGCCAAGAGGCAGATGGCTCCAAGCCTGGCCCAGAGCAATGGGAGCCATGGCAGGCGAGTGGCACCTCAGCCCAAGGCAACGAGGGGCAAGCGCGCTCAGGCCTGGGAGATGGTGAGAGACGGCACAGAGCCCCTGCCCGCGAGCACTAtgacctgcacccccccacacacagccccctccccgcaCACTGGGGACCCAGGCTCGGCCCCACGCTGAGAACTGGGTGCTGCGCCATGTCCTTGGACCAACCCccacatggggcaggagtggCTGAGTGAGCTCAGGCACAGGCGTCCTCAGCAGGCCAGGGCAGGgcccagcagggagctgtggggacccAGAAACAGGCAGGGGGGCTAGTCACTCCCCTGCCATGTGACTCTAGGCCAGGGTCCTGCCACACCACCTGCCTCCTCGGTACTCAGCTGTGGAGTTCAGGCCCCCTGTGCCAAGCCCTGGGAGGAGATCAGGGCACTGACCTCTCTGGGCATCCAAGCGGAGCCTTGGGACCAAAGATGTTTTGTGCCCTGAGGAAGGCTGGCATGgtacccctcccccactctgctgGCCCCAGCTGGCCCTGCCAAGGggctctccctcctgccccacagcaacAGGCACAGCCCCTCTCCACCACTGCTGCCCCCAGCTGGCCATCCCGAGGGGCTCagcactccctcctgccccacagcaacAGGCACAGCCCCTCTCCACCACTGCTGCCCCCAGCTGGCCATCCCGAGGGGCTCagcactccctcctgccccacagcaacaggcgcagcccctccccacaggggGCACAGAGCCCACACTCACCGTCAGCGAGGTGAATGTCAGGCATATCCCCCCGAAGCCATTCAGGGACAGGCCGAGGAAAATCAGTGGGGAGAGAACTGGGGGCGAGAGAGGTGGGGAGAGTAGATGAGTTtgagctggggaactgaggggaTGGGAGAACggaggagagcagggctggaggttTGAGGGGATAGAAGAGCGGAGGAGCACAGGGTTGGGGATttggggctgggagagcagagggGCGCAGGGCTGTGGGtttggggggatgggagagcgGAGGAGCACAGGGCTGTGGGtttggggggatgggagagcagaggaGCGCAGGGCTGGGAATTTGGGGACGAGAGAGCTGAGGAGCAAAGGgttggaggtttggggggatgGGAAAGCGGAGGAGCACAGGGCTGCAGATTTGGGGATGGGCGAGCGAAGGAGCAAAGGgctggaggtttggggggatAGGAGAGTGGaggagcacagggctggaggTTTGGGGGGCCGGGACAGCAGAGGAGCACAGGGCTGCGGGTTTGGGGGGACGGGAGAGCAGAAGAGCATGGGGCTTGGGTATTGGGAgactggggagcagaggggcatAGGGCTGGAGATTTAGGGATGGGACAGTGGAGGAGTGCAGGGCTAGGGATTCGGGAACGGGAAAGCAGAGGGGCGCAGGGCTGGAGATTTGGGGACGGGAGAgcggaggggtgcagggctggggatttggggacaGGAAAGCGGAGGGGCgcagggctggggatttggggacgGGAGAGCAGAGGGGCACAGGGCTGAGGATTCGGGGACGGGAGAGCggaggggcacagggctggggattcGGGGACAGGAGAGCGGAGGGGCGCAGGGCTGGGGATTCGGGGACGGGAGAGCGGAGGGGCGCAGGGCTAGGGATTCGGGGACGGGAGAGCggaggggcacagggctggggattcGGGGATGGGAGACCGGAGGGGTGCAGGGCTAGGGATTCGGGGACGGGAGAGCGGAGGGGCGCAGGGCTGGGGATTCGGGAACGGGAAAGCAGAGGGGCGCAGGGCTGAGGATTCGGGGACGGGAAAGCGGAGGGGCGCAGGGCTGAGGATTCGGGGACGGGAAAGCGGAGGGGCGCAGGGCTGAGGATTTGGGGACGGGAAAgcggaggggtgcagggctggggattcGGGGATGGGAGAGCGGAGGGATGCAGGGCTGGGGATTCGGGGACGGGAGAgcggaggggtgcagggctggggattcGGGGATGGGAGAGCGGAGGGGCGCAGGGCTAGGGATTCGGGAACGGGAAAGCAGAGGGGCGCAGGGCTGGGAGACTGTGGGGACAGCAGAACGTGAGATAAGCAGTGGAGATGGAGGACTGTGTCAGTGGATGTATGGAACAGGTTCAGGAAACAGGTTGGGGAGATTGTGGGTGCTGCTGGAAGACAAGGCGGTGGGGAGCTGCGGGCTGTGGGGAGGAGCCCTCACCTCACCTGGGGGGTCGTAGGCAGCCAGGGCCATCAGAGCGCAGGAGACAGCGAAGCTGAAACTACAGAGGCACAGGGCAGTAATCAGCACCCCCAGTCTATGGGCCCCTCTCCAACCCTGGGATCCCTCCATTCCCATGGGCACCTCCCCCAGTGCCCACATCTTGAGATCTAGCCACCCTACGCATATCCCTGAAGCTCCTACCCCCACAGGACCCAGCCCCCACCTCGGGCACCTCTGGCACCCCACACCTTGGGACATCCCCAATGCCACCTCCCCCATTTTAGGACCCAGCCCTGTTTCCTGAGGAAATCCATGGAGCCCTTCCCCATCTCCATGGGCCCTTCTTCCACACAGCCCCCACCCAGAGGGTTCCTGACCCCCCCAGGCCACCCCGCACCTGCCGAGGAGGCGGAGGGGCCGGGGCCCCAGACGGTCCATGAGCACCCCCAGGGGTAGGGTGGCAGCGCTCAGCAGGAAGGACCCGATGGTGAAGCCCAGGttcagcatctcctcctgctcCACGCAGCTAGGCCAGTGATGGAGGGGATGCTCCAGAGCTGAGCCATTGGTCCCGTTTTCACCTGGGGATATTCGCAGCGTCagaccctccccagccctggggggaGCCCCCCCGACTCTGACCCCCCTTGCCCCAGGGGCTGTACCCACCTCTCACTCCATAGCTGGGCAGGAGCCCACGGGGGGGGGAGCACAGAGTCTCATCAGGGAGCAAGGAGGCTCATGGGGGGCAGGAAAGCTCTCAGTGGGGGACCAGGTGGGTCccataagcagggccggctctagccatttcgccaccccaagcacggcggcacgccgcagggggcgctctgccgctcgccggtcccgcagctctggtggacctcccacaggcgtgcctgcggatgctccaccggagcagcgggaccagcggaccctccgcaggcacgcctgtgggaggtccaccggagccgcctgccaccctcccggcaaccggcagagcgccccccacggcatgccgccccaggcacgcgcttagcgcgctggggcctggagccggccctgcccatgaGAGAGCAGGAGGCAAGAGGTTTCATGGGATTCAAGCCGGGCTCTCAGTGAGGGCAATAACGTCTCACTGGGGGTTGAGGGGGCACCATGGGGGGACAGGGGGCTCTCAGTGGAAGGGTCAGGTTTCCCATGGAGGGACAGGAGGCAAGGGGGAGGGTCAGGGTTCCTGTGAtaaagaagtgggggagggggag carries:
- the SLC43A1 gene encoding large neutral amino acids transporter small subunit 3 isoform X1 translates to MVLTLQQAYRRRWWMACTAVLENLFFSAVLLGWGSLLIMLKHQGFYSDMCTGENGTNGSALEHPLHHWPSCVEQEEMLNLGFTIGSFLLSAATLPLGVLMDRLGPRPLRLLGSFSFAVSCALMALAAYDPPVLSPLIFLGLSLNGFGGICLTFTSLTLPNMFGNLRSTFMALMIGSYASSAVTFPAVKLIYDAGVSFITIMLTWSGLACLIFLNCLVNWPKESFPAPEEANYTKKIKLSELALDHRVTGDRFYTHVTTVGQRLSQKGPCSQEGKELCTSTQDLCHGATIPTEYSIPFRRSVCSPMFLWSLITMGMTQLRIIFYMAAMNKMLEFQVTGGSQDVPEELMEQAEDTVEFYASIFGVMQLLCLITCPFIGYVMDWRMKDCVDGPLGPGATAAAGAGAEKSSARPRYRKIQKLTNAIRAFTFTNLLLVGFGVTCLIDNLPLQFLTFVLHTMVRGFFHSACGSLYAAVYPSSHFGTLTGLQSLISAVFALLQQPLFMVVVGPLAGDPFWVNFGLLIFSLLGFLLPFYLCYFRRTLLRDQPVLGQIPDPAEGAQVKLQDGVALNGMLSADDTAA
- the SLC43A1 gene encoding large neutral amino acids transporter small subunit 3 isoform X3, yielding MVLTLQQAYRRRWWMACTAVLENLFFSAVLLGWGSLLIMLKHQGFYSDMCTGENGTNGSALEHPLHHWPSCVEQEEMLNLGFTIGSFLLSAATLPLGVLMDRLGPRPLRLLGSFSFAVSCALMALAAYDPPVLSPLIFLGLSLNGFGGICLTFTSLTLPNMFGNLRSTFMALMIGSYASSAVTFPAVKLIYDAGVSFITIMLTWSGLACLIFLNCLVNWPKESFPAPEEANYTKKIKLSELALDHRVTGDRFYTHVTTVGQRLSQKGPCSQEGKELCTSTQDLCHGATIPTEYSIPFRRSVCSPMFLWSLITMGMTQLRIIFYMAAMNKMLEFQVTGGSQDVPEELMEQAEDTVEFYASIFGVMQLLCLITCPFIGYVMDWRMKDCVDGPLGPGATAAAGAGAEKSSARPRYRKIQKLTNAIRAFTFTNLLLVGFGVTCLIDNLPLQFLTFVLHTMVRGFFHSACGSLYAAVSILAS
- the SLC43A1 gene encoding large neutral amino acids transporter small subunit 3 isoform X2 encodes the protein MVLTLQQAYRRRWWMACTAVLENLFFSAVLLGWGSLLIMLKHQGFYSDMCTGENGTNGSALEHPLHHWPSCVEQEEMLNLGFTIGSFLLSAATLPLGVLMDRLGPRPLRLLGSFSFAVSCALMALAAYDPPVLSPLIFLGLSLNGFGGICLTFTSLTLPNMFGNLRSTFMALMIGSYASSAVTFPAVKLIYDAGVSFITIMLTWSGLACLIFLNCLVNWPKESFPAPEEANYTKKIKLSELALDHRVTGDRFYTHVTTVGQRLSQKGPCSQEGKELCTSTQDLCHGATIPTEYSIPFRRSVCSPMFLWSLITMGMTQLRIIFYMAAMNKMLEFQVTGGSQDVPEELMEQAEDTVEFYASIFGVMQLLCLITCPFIGYVMDWRMKDCVDGPLGPGATAAAGAGAEKSSARPRYRKIQKLTNAIRAFTFTNLLLVGFGVTCLIDNLPLQVPVQSLWHSNWLAVADQRRLCSAAAAALHGRGGAPGW